A DNA window from Mucilaginibacter xinganensis contains the following coding sequences:
- a CDS encoding family 43 glycosylhydrolase — translation MNLDKIWLCAKMLFSALLCILLSSKVTVSQSHKAKHNPNYTTITNFNKKGEQLIRFSRVGDAIDAHDGEIALFNGVYYLYGTSYDCGFSWGNKQAPFCGFKVYSSTDLVNWADRGLLFDATTPVWQSRCNGSTYGCFRPHVIFNKITNLYVLWINVYDNVSGYRVFTGKSPAGPFTEVAEPRLAVNSDAPAAGLNNGDHDTFVDDDGTGYLAYTDWRTKGSIVIEKLDDTYTTGTGVCIKTVTTGSTEAPALFKRNGIYYVVYSDPNCGYCSGTGASYRTASSPLGPWSEGKKISDNSCGGQPSFVSTIKLAGGSIFLFGSDLWNNAAKNEALANYYWAPLSFNADGSIKPMECLQAVKVRALNAVETLTLQPGYKTYRDIDKTTQRFQSFKASKTGLLTTLSLTAFKLNTPDSGLTIQVFKADGTSRPKGSPLKSLTITSASVSWSAKNILMHPDLKLVKGTIYCIVVKSTANEGNYGLVYRYSVNSKSGYSTNAGQTFSSVNNQSLKYQVLIR, via the coding sequence ATGAATCTAGACAAAATATGGCTTTGCGCCAAAATGTTATTTTCGGCATTACTCTGCATCCTGCTCTCATCTAAAGTTACTGTTTCTCAATCACATAAAGCAAAGCACAACCCAAACTATACTACTATTACAAATTTTAATAAAAAAGGGGAGCAGCTAATCCGCTTTAGTAGGGTTGGCGATGCCATTGATGCTCACGACGGCGAAATTGCCCTATTTAATGGCGTTTATTATTTATACGGCACCAGTTATGATTGCGGATTTTCCTGGGGAAACAAACAAGCCCCTTTCTGTGGGTTTAAAGTTTATTCGTCAACTGACCTCGTTAACTGGGCAGATCGCGGATTATTGTTTGATGCTACAACGCCGGTATGGCAATCGCGCTGTAATGGCAGCACCTATGGATGTTTTCGCCCGCACGTTATTTTCAATAAAATAACCAACTTATATGTACTATGGATAAACGTGTATGATAACGTTTCGGGTTACCGCGTGTTTACGGGTAAAAGTCCGGCGGGCCCGTTTACAGAAGTTGCTGAACCCAGGTTAGCAGTAAACAGTGATGCGCCTGCTGCCGGTTTAAATAACGGTGATCATGATACCTTTGTTGACGATGATGGCACAGGCTACTTAGCCTATACCGACTGGCGGACAAAAGGAAGTATTGTAATTGAAAAACTGGATGATACTTACACAACGGGAACAGGAGTATGTATAAAAACGGTTACCACCGGGAGCACTGAAGCACCTGCACTATTTAAACGAAACGGTATTTATTACGTCGTTTATTCCGATCCTAATTGCGGTTACTGTTCGGGAACAGGAGCGTCCTACCGCACTGCATCATCACCGCTGGGACCATGGTCTGAAGGAAAAAAAATAAGTGATAATTCCTGTGGCGGCCAGCCCTCTTTTGTTTCGACTATTAAATTAGCCGGTGGGTCAATCTTCTTATTTGGAAGTGATTTATGGAACAACGCCGCGAAAAACGAAGCACTCGCCAATTATTACTGGGCTCCGCTAAGTTTTAATGCCGACGGTTCAATCAAGCCGATGGAATGTTTGCAGGCAGTAAAGGTACGCGCGCTTAATGCAGTTGAAACTTTAACTTTACAGCCAGGTTATAAAACATACCGCGATATTGATAAAACCACCCAAAGATTCCAATCATTCAAAGCTTCGAAAACTGGACTTTTAACCACCCTCAGCTTAACGGCATTTAAATTAAACACCCCCGATTCGGGGCTAACTATTCAGGTTTTTAAGGCTGATGGAACTTCCCGTCCAAAAGGATCGCCGTTGAAATCGTTGACAATAACTTCCGCATCTGTCAGCTGGTCGGCTAAGAACATCCTTATGCATCCTGACCTAAAGCTGGTTAAAGGTACCATTTACTGCATAGTTGTGAAATCAACCGCAAACGAGGGTAATTACGGTTTAGTTTACCGCTACTCAGTTAACTCCAAATCAGGTTACAGCACAAATGCAGGACAAACATTTAGTTCAGTAAACAACCAATCACTAAAATACCAGGTCTTGATCAGGTAG
- a CDS encoding NAD(P)H-binding protein → MKIIITGSLGNISGPLTEQLVKAGHDVTVVSSSANKKADIEKFGASAAIGSVEDIEFLTKTFTGADVVYSMVPQQATSSDYKAFIRKIGQNYAVALKAAGIKNVVNLSSIGAHLSSGTGPIAGMHDAEEILNKLDGVNIKHLRPASFYYNFNNNIGMIKHMGILGGNYPADARIVLVHPKDIADVAFEEITAPFSGTTIRYIASDEKTAGEVTAILGTAIGKPELPWIQFTDEQSVAGMQQAGLSEDVSKNLTEMGTAVRSAILWEDYDKHQPVLSKRKFEDFANEFAENYNK, encoded by the coding sequence ATGAAAATTATAATCACAGGATCATTAGGAAATATCAGCGGCCCTTTGACCGAACAACTGGTTAAAGCGGGTCACGACGTAACTGTTGTGAGCAGCAGTGCAAATAAAAAAGCAGACATTGAAAAATTTGGTGCTTCGGCAGCAATTGGGTCTGTAGAGGATATTGAGTTTCTTACCAAAACCTTTACCGGGGCCGATGTTGTTTACAGCATGGTACCGCAGCAGGCAACTTCCAGCGACTACAAAGCCTTCATCAGGAAAATAGGTCAGAACTATGCAGTCGCGTTAAAAGCGGCGGGTATTAAAAACGTGGTAAACCTGAGCAGTATTGGCGCACACTTATCTTCGGGCACAGGGCCCATTGCCGGGATGCACGATGCGGAAGAAATATTAAATAAACTGGACGGCGTAAATATTAAACATCTGCGCCCCGCTTCATTTTATTACAATTTCAACAACAATATTGGCATGATAAAGCACATGGGCATATTAGGTGGAAACTACCCCGCTGATGCACGTATTGTTTTAGTCCACCCAAAAGATATTGCCGATGTGGCGTTTGAAGAAATTACCGCGCCTTTTAGCGGAACTACTATTCGTTATATTGCCAGTGATGAAAAAACCGCCGGCGAAGTAACTGCTATATTAGGTACTGCTATAGGGAAACCGGAGCTGCCTTGGATTCAGTTTACTGATGAGCAGTCTGTAGCAGGCATGCAGCAAGCGGGCTTATCAGAAGACGTGTCAAAAAACTTAACAGAAATGGGAACTGCCGTACGAAGCGCAATACTTTGGGAAGATTATGACAAACACCAACCTGTTTTAAGTAAGCGAAAATTTGAGGATTTTGCAAACGAATTTGCAGAGAACTACAATAAATAA
- a CDS encoding winged helix-turn-helix transcriptional regulator: MTQIKENSTRNFNKATSPCPVTYAINKIGGHWKPIILYQLMSGPKRYSELKRAIPAVTEKMLIQHLKQLQDDNLVIRKAENVVPPFVTYFLSEAGEDLTIVLNAMAEWGIRDSKRHLKSA; the protein is encoded by the coding sequence ATGACACAAATAAAAGAAAACTCAACCAGGAATTTTAATAAGGCAACATCACCCTGCCCGGTTACCTATGCTATTAACAAAATTGGCGGCCACTGGAAGCCTATTATTCTTTACCAGCTAATGAGCGGGCCGAAACGCTACAGCGAATTAAAGCGGGCGATCCCCGCAGTTACTGAGAAAATGCTGATCCAGCACCTGAAGCAATTACAGGATGATAACCTGGTAATAAGAAAGGCAGAAAATGTGGTTCCGCCCTTTGTAACTTACTTTTTGAGTGAAGCAGGTGAAGACCTCACTATTGTATTAAACGCCATGGCTGAATGGGGCATCCGCGATAGTAAACGGCATTTAAAATCGGCTTAA
- a CDS encoding DNA-formamidopyrimidine glycosylase family protein translates to MPENRVRETLEGHTLANVRRVGKELQFEFDNNHVLATHLMLHGQLQLFDKTNSHKFTILELLFEGDKGLALTDFQKAATPTLDPEKNETPDALDFDEQYLEDKLSSTKTPVKTVLMDQKVLRGIGNAYADEILYDAKLSPFSPSNKIPAGKVKQLAKSIKKILEDSEKQILKNNPDIISGEFRDFMLVHQPKKKQTPAGEIIHQKPVGSRKTYYTDTQELFA, encoded by the coding sequence GTGCCTGAAAACAGGGTACGCGAAACATTGGAAGGCCATACCCTTGCCAATGTAAGGCGGGTAGGTAAGGAACTGCAATTTGAATTTGATAATAATCATGTGCTGGCTACCCACCTGATGCTGCACGGGCAATTGCAATTATTTGATAAAACCAATAGCCATAAATTCACTATCCTTGAACTTTTATTTGAAGGCGATAAAGGGCTTGCACTTACAGATTTTCAGAAGGCGGCTACACCCACGCTCGACCCTGAAAAAAATGAAACCCCCGATGCATTGGATTTTGATGAGCAGTATCTTGAGGATAAATTAAGCTCAACTAAAACTCCTGTTAAAACCGTTTTAATGGATCAAAAAGTGTTGCGTGGTATTGGGAATGCTTATGCAGATGAAATCCTGTACGACGCTAAGTTGTCGCCCTTCTCTCCTTCAAACAAAATACCCGCAGGCAAAGTGAAGCAATTGGCTAAATCAATAAAAAAGATACTGGAGGATTCAGAAAAGCAAATCCTAAAAAATAACCCTGATATTATAAGCGGCGAGTTTAGGGATTTTATGCTGGTGCATCAGCCAAAAAAGAAACAAACCCCGGCCGGCGAAATCATTCATCAAAAACCTGTGGGTTCAAGGAAAACTTATTATACAGACACACAGGAATTATTTGCTTAA
- a CDS encoding Crp/Fnr family transcriptional regulator codes for MKKNLIKCNADSCFLCKNCVSEWKPAIVAHKKNFNVKKNEIIFREGDPVKGIYFVLNGNVKVHKKWGSDKEIILRFANNGAIFGHRGMADSVYPISATAIEEGIVCYFDMDFFESTLKVNHDFTYKLMMFFAKDLQESENKMRNLAHMSVKGRVAQALYSLEMQFGLTSEGFVNVKLSRQDLASFTGATYETVFRVINELTNEKIISLRDKNIKIEDKQRLMKLTNDEIT; via the coding sequence ATGAAGAAAAATTTAATAAAATGCAATGCTGATAGTTGTTTTTTGTGTAAAAACTGTGTTTCGGAGTGGAAGCCTGCTATCGTTGCGCACAAAAAAAATTTTAATGTCAAAAAAAATGAGATTATTTTTAGAGAAGGTGATCCTGTAAAAGGAATTTACTTTGTTTTGAACGGGAATGTTAAAGTTCATAAAAAATGGGGAAGCGATAAAGAGATTATATTGCGTTTTGCCAATAACGGCGCTATTTTTGGACACCGGGGGATGGCGGATTCGGTTTATCCAATATCAGCTACTGCCATTGAAGAGGGGATAGTTTGTTATTTTGACATGGACTTTTTTGAAAGTACATTAAAGGTTAACCACGACTTTACCTATAAACTAATGATGTTTTTTGCGAAGGATCTTCAGGAGTCAGAGAATAAAATGCGTAATCTGGCGCACATGTCCGTTAAAGGGCGGGTAGCACAGGCGCTTTATTCGCTCGAAATGCAGTTTGGCTTAACCTCAGAAGGCTTTGTTAATGTTAAGTTATCCCGGCAGGATCTTGCTTCTTTTACAGGGGCCACTTACGAAACTGTTTTTAGGGTGATCAATGAACTGACAAACGAAAAGATTATTTCACTGCGGGATAAAAACATAAAAATTGAAGATAAGCAAAGGTTGATGAAACTTACCAATGATGAGATAACTTAA
- the fucP gene encoding L-fucose:H+ symporter permease, which yields MQQKAAFTEKKFVITFIFVTSLFLMWGLLHSMSDVLNKHFQNVLNLSKSQSGLIQFSVFGAYFIMSIPAGYFLKKFGYKPGVILGLILFASGLFLFVPAANAASFTFFRIALFIMGCGMATLETVAHPFAAALGDQRRSDQRVNFAQTFNAIGTMIGPAIGSYFLLSSDTVRSTDLTSVKTLYVAIGCVIILIAIAFMFLKIPALTDPHIEASATDLDAINIDVAPSKKLYQHSHFVWAVAAQFFNVAAQGGTWAYFINYGVDIMHFSNEKAGYFMIIFMGMMALGRIVGTSLMTYIAPNKLLAAFACGSILMCLVVAQSLGWTSYIALLMINFFFSIMFPTIFSLGIKNLGSHTQQASSFISMGVVGGAVFPLVMGLIANHDVAKAYYLPIICYVVIFLFGYKFYKVKTT from the coding sequence ATGCAGCAAAAAGCAGCCTTTACCGAAAAGAAGTTTGTTATTACCTTTATTTTTGTAACCTCCCTTTTTTTAATGTGGGGGTTGCTGCACTCCATGAGCGATGTGCTGAATAAACATTTTCAAAATGTGCTCAATCTCTCCAAGTCTCAATCGGGCTTAATCCAGTTCTCCGTTTTCGGGGCCTATTTTATTATGAGTATCCCTGCGGGTTATTTCTTAAAAAAGTTTGGTTATAAACCGGGTGTAATTCTGGGGTTGATTTTATTTGCCTCGGGTTTATTCTTGTTTGTACCTGCTGCCAATGCTGCCTCGTTCACTTTTTTCAGGATAGCTTTGTTCATTATGGGTTGCGGCATGGCTACATTAGAAACTGTGGCGCATCCCTTTGCAGCCGCATTAGGTGATCAGCGCCGGAGCGACCAACGGGTAAATTTCGCACAAACCTTTAATGCCATAGGCACCATGATTGGGCCAGCGATTGGCTCCTATTTCCTACTGAGCTCCGATACCGTACGCTCAACCGACCTTACCTCCGTCAAAACGCTATATGTAGCTATCGGCTGCGTAATTATCCTCATAGCGATTGCCTTTATGTTTTTAAAAATCCCCGCTTTAACAGACCCGCATATAGAAGCTTCTGCAACAGATTTGGATGCCATTAATATAGATGTGGCACCGTCAAAAAAACTATACCAGCATTCACATTTTGTATGGGCAGTGGCAGCGCAGTTTTTTAATGTGGCGGCACAGGGAGGCACATGGGCATATTTCATTAACTATGGTGTGGATATTATGCATTTCAGCAATGAAAAGGCTGGGTATTTTATGATTATTTTTATGGGGATGATGGCCTTGGGCCGTATTGTAGGAACTTCATTAATGACGTATATCGCGCCAAATAAATTACTCGCAGCATTTGCATGCGGCAGTATTTTAATGTGTTTAGTAGTAGCACAAAGCTTAGGCTGGACATCCTACATAGCCCTGCTCATGATCAACTTCTTTTTCAGCATTATGTTTCCAACTATTTTCAGCCTCGGAATCAAAAACCTGGGCAGTCATACGCAACAGGCTTCTTCATTTATTTCAATGGGGGTAGTTGGCGGTGCAGTTTTTCCGTTGGTTATGGGATTAATAGCTAACCATGATGTAGCAAAAGCTTATTACTTACCTATAATCTGTTACGTGGTGATCTTCCTTTTTGGTTATAAGTTTTACAAGGTAAAAACAACATAA
- a CDS encoding RagB/SusD family nutrient uptake outer membrane protein, which yields MKMNKKYVALIALFAALMAPLACKKNFLDQTNTFSSTADATFQKSSDVVALVNSIYDGYQNSDLLKKSIWYYANFQTHDWFNYGADIIWNNYQITSDFGALATFWNNAYVDIARSNAAFGIIASAKAKGIVTPELADRLTGEAYFLRGMTYYYLAGSFGGVPLELSATSNGLTPRSTQDQVFTQVVADMQKAETLLLSKSTLQAKDLGRATKGAAYGYEGAAQMWLKNYTAALAAFNNPELTSNYHLMPNFADVHEFDHQNNDESLFEIQFDVQGSQSWDGGWQNGGEVAWIDDFSWPEEISNFGYDYGNPALWYSYQSGDKRRALTIIGPGDENVSPGIVNKWGGIKGYPAVISGFAAGDQRYMGDDGKIINTCGTLTRPWYGVSDQKRSGYYCAKKWRDPTLTGGTGPQVIFGSQNQILLRYAEILLSRAECKVRTGDIPGAMADLKTVRDRAFGGSAPAVMKDGANFDGSPSTAITDPLQMVLSEYRHELTAEYSLFYDLRRAGPGVAAAFIHTAYGTDASSTPQPNPAPGPTHDGLLHGVWRTALPEGRDLLPIPQSAIGLNPNLTQNPAYGK from the coding sequence ATGAAAATGAACAAAAAATATGTTGCACTTATTGCCCTCTTCGCGGCATTAATGGCACCGCTCGCCTGTAAGAAGAACTTTTTAGATCAAACCAATACTTTTTCTTCAACTGCTGACGCAACTTTCCAAAAATCGTCAGACGTTGTAGCGTTGGTAAACAGTATTTACGATGGTTATCAAAATAGTGACCTGTTAAAAAAATCAATCTGGTATTACGCCAATTTTCAAACCCATGATTGGTTTAACTATGGTGCCGATATTATTTGGAACAACTATCAAATTACTTCTGATTTTGGTGCACTTGCCACCTTTTGGAATAATGCTTATGTGGATATTGCGCGATCAAACGCCGCATTTGGTATTATAGCCAGCGCAAAAGCAAAGGGTATTGTTACACCGGAACTTGCAGATCGCTTAACAGGCGAAGCTTATTTCCTTCGTGGCATGACCTATTATTATTTGGCCGGGTCATTTGGCGGGGTTCCGCTTGAGTTGAGCGCGACTTCAAATGGCTTAACCCCGAGGAGTACTCAAGACCAGGTATTTACCCAGGTTGTGGCTGATATGCAAAAAGCGGAAACTTTATTATTATCAAAATCAACCTTGCAGGCAAAAGACCTTGGCCGTGCTACAAAAGGTGCAGCATATGGCTATGAAGGTGCAGCGCAAATGTGGCTGAAAAATTATACTGCTGCTTTGGCTGCATTTAACAATCCTGAATTAACTTCAAATTACCACTTAATGCCAAATTTTGCCGATGTTCATGAATTTGATCATCAGAACAACGATGAGTCTCTTTTCGAGATTCAGTTTGATGTACAGGGATCACAAAGCTGGGACGGCGGCTGGCAGAATGGTGGCGAGGTAGCGTGGATAGATGACTTTAGTTGGCCTGAAGAAATATCAAATTTTGGGTACGATTACGGAAATCCGGCACTTTGGTATTCTTATCAAAGTGGTGACAAACGCCGTGCGCTTACTATTATCGGCCCTGGCGATGAGAATGTTAGTCCTGGTATTGTTAACAAATGGGGCGGTATAAAAGGTTATCCTGCTGTAATATCAGGTTTTGCGGCCGGCGATCAGCGTTATATGGGTGATGATGGCAAGATCATTAACACCTGTGGTACACTTACCCGCCCATGGTACGGCGTATCCGATCAAAAACGTTCCGGTTATTACTGTGCAAAAAAATGGAGAGATCCAACCCTTACAGGTGGTACAGGGCCGCAGGTAATTTTTGGTTCGCAAAATCAGATCCTGTTACGTTACGCAGAAATTTTACTGTCCAGGGCAGAGTGTAAAGTTCGTACCGGTGATATTCCGGGAGCAATGGCCGACCTTAAAACAGTTAGGGACAGGGCATTTGGCGGTTCTGCACCTGCCGTTATGAAAGATGGCGCTAACTTTGATGGCAGCCCATCTACCGCAATAACGGATCCGTTGCAAATGGTATTGAGCGAGTACAGGCACGAGCTTACTGCGGAATATTCCCTGTTTTATGATCTGCGCAGGGCTGGTCCTGGGGTAGCGGCTGCTTTCATCCATACGGCTTATGGTACAGATGCCAGTTCAACGCCGCAACCTAACCCGGCGCCGGGGCCTACGCATGATGGTTTGCTTCATGGTGTATGGCGTACAGCGCTTCCTGAAGGACGCGATCTGTTGCCAATCCCTCAAAGCGCTATTGGCCTTAATCCAAACTTAACGCAAAACCCGGCTTACGGTAAATAA
- a CDS encoding SusC/RagA family TonB-linked outer membrane protein: MKKDLLFYKLNSCKKTLLVFLLTVFTCYSALAQTRQISGNVSTADGLAIPGASVKVKGSSAGVTTDVNGSFKLTVPEKATLVFSFIGYLSQEIPVGSGSVYNVKLTPTVSNLNEVVVVSVGYGTAKRKDLTGAISSVNAATIAKLPVTTLEQALQGRAAGVQVTNNDGAPGGNVTVLVRGVGSLASNGNGPLYVVDGYPISGGINNFNPSDIASIDVLKDASATAIYGIRAANGVVLITTKKGKKDGTQVSVDAYTAFQGKPKLYKILNAQQWATLANEVADADPQHNFQELTNWRDPGSLTNVDWQNAVYRSGLTQNYSVAIRGGNDKVQSSTSVGYYDQKGIVLGSYFKRLTLGLNLDYSPTKWLKSSTSAKYTYQDANNPFGSGSLVQLSQLPPTLDGGNKMTNLIKDGAGNYGFYNPKSTYVSKYGNPVYSIETNQFKNITNYFLANSSLEATIIDGLKIKTNAGVNVSDYSGSFYQPEDDRSDQQYGLGGATQNALYSQHLNNTFEWLWENTISYDKTFGLHAINFVGGVSEQENTNTLMGGSGIPPNSVIRDLAQVTNLKLDANGNGQNIYSLASQFARLTYKFNDKYLVTGTVRRDGSSKFEKGHQYGIFPTGAVAWKAKEESFLKNTDWISDLKFRGSYGKVGNQGSIGLFQYQGLYSTGSAATNSGNLGYPFNKLYQGGIAAIQPSNPNLRWETDYQTDIGMDASFLHGDLTFTFDWFNRKSQDFLLTLAAPAQTGYNFLTRNVGSMQNKGIEIAINYNHTINDFHYGLGLTVSAVRNKLTSITSGTNFVTNFGGLSVAGLGWSTFTETNIGQPVGEFYGYKSLGIFQTQSQIDALNSAAAAKNPSNPYYQKSATAPGDRYFADTNGDGQVTASDQVSLGSPLPKFYGGLNLDASYKSFDFNAYFYGVYGNKILNYQESSLESFQNRSFVGVENVSVNYYQNRWTPTNPSNIYSRATYNDDAVGSNVPSSAWIQNGSFLKLKNVTVGYTLPSDIAKRLSVTKVRVYFSTQNLFTITKYTGLDPEIGLQNGNATQNGVDNGTYPSSKFYTVGLNLTF; this comes from the coding sequence ATGAAGAAAGATTTACTATTTTACAAATTAAATAGTTGCAAAAAAACACTCCTGGTTTTTTTGTTAACTGTATTTACCTGCTATTCAGCGTTGGCTCAAACCCGGCAAATATCAGGTAACGTATCTACGGCCGACGGGCTGGCCATACCTGGTGCAAGCGTTAAAGTTAAAGGATCATCTGCTGGCGTTACCACTGATGTTAACGGTTCCTTTAAATTAACCGTTCCTGAAAAGGCAACGCTGGTTTTTAGCTTTATCGGCTATTTGTCGCAGGAAATCCCTGTGGGCAGCGGAAGTGTTTACAATGTGAAACTTACACCCACGGTAAGCAATTTGAACGAAGTGGTAGTAGTTTCTGTAGGCTATGGTACTGCAAAACGTAAAGATCTTACAGGGGCAATTAGCTCTGTTAATGCCGCTACTATTGCAAAGCTACCGGTTACAACGCTGGAGCAAGCTTTACAGGGCCGCGCTGCAGGTGTACAGGTTACCAATAACGATGGAGCGCCCGGTGGTAACGTAACTGTATTGGTTAGGGGTGTTGGTAGTTTAGCCAGTAATGGTAACGGCCCCTTATATGTTGTTGATGGTTACCCAATAAGCGGAGGTATCAATAACTTTAACCCAAGTGACATCGCCTCTATAGACGTACTTAAGGATGCATCTGCTACCGCTATTTATGGTATCAGGGCCGCCAACGGTGTAGTACTGATCACTACTAAAAAAGGAAAAAAAGATGGTACGCAAGTTTCTGTTGATGCTTACACCGCATTCCAGGGGAAACCAAAACTGTACAAGATATTAAACGCGCAGCAATGGGCCACCTTAGCCAATGAAGTTGCTGATGCTGATCCTCAACATAATTTCCAGGAATTAACCAACTGGCGCGATCCGGGATCGTTGACTAATGTTGATTGGCAGAATGCGGTTTATCGCAGCGGATTAACGCAAAACTATAGCGTTGCCATACGTGGCGGCAATGATAAAGTGCAATCGTCAACTTCTGTAGGCTACTACGATCAGAAGGGCATCGTACTGGGATCGTATTTTAAAAGACTTACGCTTGGCCTAAACCTTGATTACAGCCCAACAAAATGGCTTAAATCATCAACCAGCGCCAAATATACTTACCAGGATGCTAACAACCCTTTTGGCAGTGGTAGTTTGGTTCAGTTGAGTCAACTGCCTCCAACGCTGGATGGGGGTAACAAAATGACAAATTTGATTAAAGATGGCGCAGGTAATTATGGCTTTTACAACCCTAAAAGCACTTACGTATCAAAATATGGTAATCCTGTTTATAGTATCGAAACCAACCAGTTTAAAAATATAACTAATTACTTTTTGGCCAATTCTTCATTGGAAGCTACCATAATCGACGGGCTTAAAATTAAAACAAATGCAGGTGTAAATGTTAGTGATTATTCCGGCTCTTTTTATCAGCCAGAAGACGATCGTTCAGATCAGCAGTATGGCCTGGGTGGGGCGACTCAAAATGCGCTTTACTCGCAGCACTTAAATAATACATTTGAATGGTTATGGGAAAATACCATTTCGTACGATAAAACTTTTGGTTTACATGCCATCAATTTTGTTGGCGGTGTTTCTGAGCAGGAAAACACCAACACGCTTATGGGCGGCAGCGGTATCCCTCCTAACAGTGTGATCAGGGATTTGGCACAGGTTACCAATTTAAAACTGGATGCAAACGGTAACGGACAAAATATCTATTCCCTGGCCTCGCAGTTTGCAAGGTTAACCTATAAATTTAATGACAAGTACCTGGTAACCGGAACTGTAAGACGGGACGGGTCTTCAAAATTTGAAAAAGGTCATCAGTATGGCATATTCCCTACCGGCGCAGTTGCCTGGAAAGCTAAAGAAGAATCGTTTTTGAAAAATACCGATTGGATTTCTGATCTGAAATTCAGAGGCAGCTACGGTAAAGTGGGTAACCAGGGGTCAATTGGTTTATTCCAATACCAGGGCTTATATTCAACGGGATCTGCCGCAACAAACAGCGGTAACCTGGGTTATCCATTCAATAAATTATACCAGGGTGGTATTGCTGCAATTCAGCCCTCTAACCCTAACCTGAGATGGGAAACAGATTATCAAACCGATATTGGTATGGATGCCTCATTTTTACATGGCGACCTAACCTTTACTTTTGACTGGTTTAACAGAAAATCGCAGGATTTTTTATTAACGCTGGCCGCGCCTGCACAAACCGGGTATAACTTTTTAACCCGTAACGTGGGTAGTATGCAAAATAAAGGCATTGAGATTGCGATAAACTATAACCACACCATAAATGATTTCCATTATGGCTTAGGTTTAACTGTATCTGCCGTAAGGAACAAATTGACCAGCATAACTTCCGGAACTAACTTTGTTACAAACTTCGGTGGTCTTTCTGTAGCCGGGTTGGGATGGTCAACTTTCACTGAAACCAACATTGGTCAGCCGGTAGGAGAATTTTACGGATATAAATCGCTAGGCATATTCCAAACACAGTCACAAATTGATGCTTTGAACAGTGCTGCCGCTGCTAAAAATCCTTCTAACCCATATTATCAAAAGAGTGCTACCGCGCCGGGCGACCGTTACTTTGCCGATACAAATGGCGATGGCCAGGTAACCGCATCTGACCAGGTAAGCCTGGGCAGTCCGCTCCCTAAATTCTATGGTGGCTTAAACCTGGATGCATCTTATAAATCATTTGATTTTAACGCATATTTTTATGGTGTTTATGGTAATAAGATCCTTAACTACCAGGAAAGCTCACTGGAAAGTTTCCAGAACCGCAGTTTTGTTGGGGTAGAAAACGTTAGTGTTAACTATTATCAAAACCGCTGGACGCCTACAAACCCATCAAATATTTACTCTCGGGCTACCTATAATGACGATGCTGTTGGCAGCAACGTTCCGTCAAGCGCATGGATCCAAAACGGCAGTTTCCTGAAGTTGAAGAATGTTACTGTAGGATATACGCTTCCTTCAGATATTGCTAAACGACTTTCCGTAACAAAAGTAAGGGTGTATTTCTCAACGCAAAACCTATTCACTATTACAAAATACACCGGGCTTGATCCGGAGATTGGTTTGCAAAATGGCAACGCAACTCAAAATGGTGTAGATAACGGGACGTATCCATCATCTAAATTTTACACAGTTGGTTTGAATCTGACTTTTTAA